The segment GGGAAATTGGCAGCGGCTGCCAGTGACGCGTGCAGATTATTCATCGACAGCAGCACGTCAAACTGCTGGCCGTCGATGGTCGCACCCAATACTTCAGCCCCGACGGTCCGAATTTCGTTTCTCATGGCCACTACCTGATCGGCACTGAACTCCATGTCGACCATGGCGTCGAAAAGTGCCTGACCATAGGGAGCGCGACTCTCCTCATCGACACTGTTGAACAACACGATTTCCTCGACCCGCGTCACTCCCACGGCTGGAGCGGCGATGTTTTCCAGGTAGCTGGCCAGATCCCGCTTCATCTCTGCCCCCAGGAATTCACCGAAGCGGGCCAGCGTAAATTCCGGCAGGCCGGTTTCCAGCACCTCGGCTCCGGCAGCCCGCAGGACATCCAGAGCGTCACGAAAGAGTGGTTCGGAGTCCAGACCCGCCACATAACCGATACGTCGGCCAGCCAGGTCAGCCTCTTCAGGCGACAACCCCGCCTCCACACTGAGCAGCGGCATCAGACTATCCATGCGGTCATAGCCGACCATCCCATTGAACAGGATGACAGCATCGGTCACGGTCCGGGCTATCGGGCCCACGGTATCCAGAGTGCCGGAGATCGGTACCACACCGTGGCGGCTGAGCAGGCCGGTGGTCGGTTTCAAGCCCACCAGGGCATTATGACTGGCCGGTGACAGGATGGAACCGGATGTCTCCGAGCCGACCGCCACGGCAGCGTAGTTGGCCGCCACGGCCACCGCGCTGCCGGAACTGGAGCCGCCTGTCTCGATCAGCATCCTGCCATAAGGGTTGAGTGTCTGCCCCCCCATAGCACTGTAGCCCAGCGGGCAACCCTCACAGAAATAGTAGGCCCATTCGCTCAGGTTTGCCTTGCCGAGGATAACCGCGCCATTGGCCCGCAAACGACGGGTGATGAAGGCGTCAGCGGTACTATTCGCGGCCATCACCACGGCGCCTGCCGTGGTTGGCATACCCAACGTTCCAATATTATCCTTGAGCAGCACCGGTATTCCGAACAGGGAGTAATCATCCACCTCCAGCCCTGCCGCCACTGCCCTGTCCTTGCCCCTGGCCACGGCGACCACATCCGGATTGAGCGCGATCAGGGCATTCAAAGCCATGTTTTTGTCGCTTTCAAAGAGACGGATGCGATACAGGTAGAATTTGACCAGATTTTCATAGCTCAACCGTCCCGCGCGAACTGCACGCTGCAGCGACGGAATATCCTGCTCCAGGATCAAGGGCTTCAGTTCGTTGTAGAGGAGCTCGGAAAAGTCGGCCAACTGCTGATTGAAAGGGTCCCACAACCGGTTTTTGTCCAGGTGGCGGGAATTGATCAGCCTGAAGCGCAGACGCGGATT is part of the Gammaproteobacteria bacterium genome and harbors:
- a CDS encoding amidase family protein — encoded protein: MKICFSLLVAKWRNYAVFPLLLLLLSAAEPAVSQQPEPFNWAPFDEAPLLEQLAANDNPRLRFRLINSRHLDKNRLWDPFNQQLADFSELLYNELKPLILEQDIPSLQRAVRAGRLSYENLVKFYLYRIRLFESDKNMALNALIALNPDVVAVARGKDRAVAAGLEVDDYSLFGIPVLLKDNIGTLGMPTTAGAVVMAANSTADAFITRRLRANGAVILGKANLSEWAYYFCEGCPLGYSAMGGQTLNPYGRMLIETGGSSSGSAVAVAANYAAVAVGSETSGSILSPASHNALVGLKPTTGLLSRHGVVPISGTLDTVGPIARTVTDAVILFNGMVGYDRMDSLMPLLSVEAGLSPEEADLAGRRIGYVAGLDSEPLFRDALDVLRAAGAEVLETGLPEFTLARFGEFLGAEMKRDLASYLENIAAPAVGVTRVEEIVLFNSVDEESRAPYGQALFDAMVDMEFSADQVVAMRNEIRTVGAEVLGATIDGQQFDVLLSMNNLHASLAAAANFPALTLPMGIRGNGEPAGLTLIAPSFAEQTMVAIGLALERLMVERAAPPGYQ